aagtatagAATTTAATAACTTACAATTTTCGCCAGCCCAAAATCTGCAAGCTTCACAATGCCTGATTTATTGACCAGCAAGTTTGCACCTTTGATAtctctaaagaaaaaaaatcaactcaacCATTTTAACAAACTTCAAACAGATTTTATTAGCAAGATAGAATGGTTGCTTTCATTAAACATCCTTGTCACCTGTGGATGGTTTTGTTACTATGTAAGTAAGCTAATCCAGAGAGAATATGCCTCGTAAAATTGCGAACCACAGATTCTGTCATAGCTCCACAATGTTCACGCATAAATTTACTTATTGATCCCGGGTAGACATACTCCATATATATGTACAAATGATTGCCAACCTGAAATACATATGCTTAAAAATGTTGTCATCTATTTTACTATCACAAATATCCTTAATTTTTCATTAGGTTGTATCGATTATACTTGGAACAAGAACTTAACAACCAACAATTAACTCACTGTTTCACTTCCATAATACTGCACTATGTTGGGATGGTGTAGTTGACCGAGAATTTTGATTTCCTGGAACAAGGAACTTTTAAGCATAACAATCTAAACATCATCCATTTGGCGAATGTGCAAAAGTAAAACATAATCACAATGGAAAAGGAAATATAATGATCTAGAGAAATAGAAATATGCATTGAAATTCAATGTTCTTCAGAAACTGTGCGACAGCATCatagaccaaaaaaaatagtttgagtcagaaaacaaattttagtaCTGTGTGTAAGCATGAGTGAACTGCAGTGACAGAGCAATTGATTGAAGAGCAAAAATAGTTCTAGAAAACAAATCTAGGTGACAAGGTACATCTTGTAAACCCCTATTTGAATATCACTTCAGTACAAACTTATCATCCTAATATTGGTTTCTATTTACCTTACTTTGCTTTTCTCTTTAGAAATCAAATTTTGGATTATTTATACTAGTTATCAGAACAATGAATTGGAAAACATGATGTAAGTTACAGAAAAAAAACTTGACAAGGGGAAAAGATGGAAATAAGTTAAGACTTAAAAGTCCATTGCCGATATTATAAAAGATTAAGGGTCAAAACAACATTCCGGCTATGTTCCAACTATAACATTCCAACTTTTCCTGAACATTTATGAAATCAGCTTTCGTGTCCCATTCACATTAGAAGTTAACTTGCAGTGTTAGGTGTTTAACTCCAATAAAAATTGTAGAGCCGTAGTTAGTAGGGTCAATCAAAAAGTGTTATATGATGTCAACTCTGGCATATTCTTACCATAAGCTCAATACTGTTTTCTCACAGCCATATTTTGCAACAAGATACCACATATAGAAAAACTAAGGGAAGAACCTGTTCCAGTTGTTTAATGCACTCAGCATATGTAGGATCGTCAGCAATTAAACTGATCTCCTTCATGGCACACGAGGCTCCAGTTTCTCTGttagataaaaataatgcaCATGAGTAACTATACAAAAGGGCATTGTAGCCGACGATTGTAAACTAGTAGCTAATGGCAAAACAATAAGAATCAAATGCATACATGTTGGTTGCATGAAAAACACTTCCAAAAGTACCACGTCCAATAAGTTTTCCTTTCTGCCATCGACCTTTCACTGAAGGCAGATTTTCAGTAGCGTGAtgcttgattcttgattgatgCAGCACAACAGATAATTGCTTTGGTGATGAAGCTCTAGGTGGAAGGGGTAAGGGATGTGAATCCAGAAGGTTATTTTCAGGGCACACCCTGGACAAAAATTTATGGTTTTGAGATCCCTCTTCAATCTTCGGATTGAAGCTAAAACTGTTCACTGTCACTGCATCTTGATACACTGTGTTCCTGATAATTTTGGGCGGGAGATAAGTCATTGCAACGAATCTAACAAGTGGCATAACATAAAGCATAGTTGCTGAATGCTGATTCTATTAAAAGCTAATAACTGAACCACATACAAATCAAAACAAGTTCTATAGATAAAATTTCATAcaaaaagtcataaataaaaattaacaaaaaagagCATCAATTCTTTAGAAAACAGTCCAGTAATTTAACGGTGTACACATTCTCGCACTGCCTCATTCACCAATAACAGGACATCAGAACATAATTTCACAATAGTTTTTCCATGCTTAATCACTCTACAACCcatcttacattttttttaatgaataatataatttttataacatgTAAATTTATGAGTCTTTTCAAGTAATAAAATTGGTGTAAAAATGGTGTAGGGCGCATTAGTAAGGACTTAAAGAGTATGTTCAGTTTCAAGTCCAACTTGTTATGCAAAAATTCTGAGGTCAAATCCAATGCTCCACCGCAAACTGAACGCAATAGAAAGAATGAAGATATTTTTGCAAATTTCATTTTGCCACCGACATACATTTTGCAAAGGATATCGGAACATGCATTTGTAAAGGAAACAGTTCTTTCTTCTGTAGAATCACGATAAACTCTAGCCGATTGTGGAATGGACGTGTGTGTGTTTGGGATGGTAAGGACCTAAAAGTAAACAGTTATTATCTTACAAAGATAAAAACCAATAGATATAGTaaattatgtaataaaaaatgtaaagaggtagatagaaaatatattatttttttctttcgacCGTTATTCTTCTTCCAACAAAATATGTTCTAGAttaatttcttttctatttatgTTTGAATTGGAGAATAAAGCCTTTTCAATCATGAAGCAATTTTTACCTCGAAATAGTAAAGCCATCTTGTTCTACCGAAGATGAAAGGCGACGACGATGTACGCAACCGGAGCTGATTGACTTTGCTCGACGAGTCAACGGAGCTTCGGGAAGCGGCAGCGGTTGCGGCAGAGCAGAGAACGACCGGTGGTCGGAACCGCCGTGGGAGCGAAACTCCGGCGAACCCGGAAGAAACGAAAACTCATCGGAATGGAAGAAGCCAGTGTCTTGGTTAGTGAGGTGCCGGAGCTTCCTCTGCCTGGTCAATCGCCGCGCCGGAGCAAAATCGCCGCCGGGGATTTGCTTGGCTCCGGTGGACGTCGACGGAGAAAGCGGTTTGCGAGAAAGAGGCATTTGAGAGAGTGGTGGtgatattattgttgaaaatgGTCATATCACGTGAAACGTAAAGGTTAAGGATTCATTTCGTTCCAATTAGTAGAAATTAGAACATTGTAAAGCCATAGAAACAACATCGGAAACACCTACGTTGTTTCTTTATAGGGCTTTGGTTGtgctaatattttcattttccaaCTATGTCAGTAATATAATGCATGTTTCACTGTCCATGGCTTTGACTTTCAATGCATTTTTCGGACTTACGTTGCATATTAGAACTCATTAAAGCTCAATTGGCATCATTATGTTCAATAAAAGGAATCAGAGAAGCTCCAATGGAATAATAttggaagaaggaaaaaatacttcaaagatGAACCTGTTCCCATGCTTATAAGAAATTCTTGACAGTATCAAGCTGGAATAGTCTGTTCCTCCTTAATATCTCGATTAAGTGTCAAAGAATTTCCTGATGGTACCATATAGTATTCATCTCTACTTGTGATAAATAAAGCATGCGTATTCTTTTCGTCAATCCTCCAGGGTCCAAATAACTCAATTTTCTCCCATGAACTATTTGGGTCAATGgtcgttctttttttttttttcaatccgtGGACGGAGCGAAACTCAAACAATAGTAACTATTAATTTACATTttgtgaaatattattattatgtgtcaCTTGGATGACATAATAATCAATACGTAATCAGTAATTTAGAGATAGAGTCACCGTGGAAGTTGCATCCTCTACAGGTTAAAAGTAAACTGCACAGAACGCACGCACGGACCTAAGTATTGAATGGTATCATAAGATAATTCTTTACTAGTTTAACAATATTCgaattcaaatctaaaaatgtcaTTGCCATTAAATCTTAACGATGCTATTCTTGCTAAAAttgtttctaaaataaataaataaaacaaatgttaAATGCTACTATAAAGCATTACTTGTAATTTTACTTCTCAATCGAATCAagtatataagtaaaattaagttaatttctTAGCCAAATTCGTCCTGAAAATGAAAGTGTGAAgccaaaatttgtattttatatattttaggaCTAAATTTGTGACAGCATCACCCTTTCCGGAGAGTTTGGCTGGTTACccttttgtaattattatttttccaatgGAAATTTGCCAAGTGTTATTATTGCTTTAGTTGGGACGTTGTGACCGAAACGACGTACATTATGCTATGCGTTTTGTAAACCAGGTTGTTTCTGATTATGTGGCACAATGTGGCAGAGCTTGCTACGGAACACCTGAAAGCAACTGATTTTATTCATGTTTCAGGTTCTTTGGGGTCTTTCACGAAACCCGATGCCAATGGAATCCTTCAATTGAATTATAAGGTTCATTACACACTTTTCCAATTGATGAATGGTGTAAAAATCTTTACACGACAACACTATATGAAAACAAAactcttttttaaattatcagtttcctagttttattattttggtatgTCCAGTGTACTGAAGTTCTAGGTTCTTTTGTTTGAATGGTGCTCTGGCTTGCATGTGTTATTTCTTGTGTACTAGGGTCACAAATtgacaaaattgaaaatttgaaatgttGTTTGGTCATTTTCTGGTGGGTGAAACTAATGGTTGTTGCAATTTTATCCTTTGATGTCCTATTTGGGGAACTATTTCATCATAATTATATGCAGTTCAAAGCATTACTACTACATATTCTCATGAATCATGCTTTGAACTTTCTGATattaagttttcttttctttgcgaGCCCGTCTGAAAACAAGCTTGATTCACTGTAGACCAGATTATGATTATTATGAGTTTATCATGATTGTACTTGCGGTTTAGCTACTATGATCCTTTAGTAAGTCTTCgtgataaatatttcatttgatGTGGTTGGATTAGTTTATTTCATGTTCAAACTCGCTTGTAATCAATATCTTTCGAAGAGACAttttgaaagagaaaaggaTCAGTAAAAACAATCTAAACTTCTCCTGTAATTTAAGCAAATCCAAAGGTGCTATTAGATGGCTAATATCCTCGTGCACAATAGATTTTCTATCCCTATAGAATATCAATATCATATAGTTACACGGATAATGTCAAAGTATTACTCTTTTTGCCTATTGCTTCATCATCTTGAGATTTTGGGTTTTAGATTTTATGTTCATGTTTGTAAAATCCTATCCTCAAAAATGTATTAATGGCGTTCATATCCTCACAATTCCTCATTTATCATTGCACTTTCATTTTATCTGCATCATGTGACATttctgtgtgtgtatgtgtgtaaatttttcatcttcttctctaAAGTTAGAGGTGAAGGAGTTCGAGTTTGTTGCTCAAAGGTCTGGTTATCAAGGCAACAAGAAGTTGGAATCTGTTGAAGGTATATTTTGTTGGTTGCTAATGTTCATACAAATGCTGAGAACTTTTTTACTTTGATTATTCTTCTTGTTTGGTAGTGCGGAAAAACATTTCCCTAGTAGTTCAGAAGTTGGTGATGTTAAGACTCAATTCTTCTAGCAGCCGCAAGTGGCGatgaatattttgttttctatcgATAgagcaaattttattttagttagaaaagagaaaaacgacAGATAAGGGATGCAAATATTGATTTAGTAAATCTAGTGAGTACAGAGGAAAAGGAATTGCTGGAAAAATTTATGCATTTTCATGCATATTAAGATTAAGTGGTCACTTTTGCAGGGGGAAGTATTATTACTAGCCGAGGGATCAACTAATGCAGATCAAGTAATCACTTTTGTTGGCAGGCTAAATTTTGGGATAAACTAATTCTTCTGTTCTCATTCTCATATCCCTTTAcaaattaagtaataattttacTAGGTGATGCtagcatgaaaaaaataaaaagaaatttgatatcacattttaacttaaaactgtaacatttatattaatgggtcttctcctcacttacATGGTCTTTaacttttctatttctattcgaTGTGGGATTTCACCTCATACatagaaaattttgttttcttccaatcCAAATGAGTGGTGGGATCAAAGAAAGCGCAAGCGAAATCCAAAACAGCCTGATTTTAAGCACAAGGATACGGGTGAAGCCCAGTGGCTAAGGGAGTATGATCCTCCATGGGTTAAAAAACAACTCCAATTGTTTGACTCAAAGATTGCAGGAGGATCTGCAGGTCATCATTGTTCTCGTGTCATCAATTGGGTTTACGATGAGTAGCccatataaataaaagaagaccAATATGGGTAATGGAACCTTATACACGATAGTTTTGTACTTACTGTTATCATTTGGAACGAAATGTACTGCATAGTGAACTTGGGTATAGTTTATGTACGGGAATGGAAATCATTATGATAATGATAGTGGTGCTATTCTCTTGGCAAAACATCTCAGCTGGAAGAATGAAAGGGTTAAGGTTGATGACTTGAATTCTTGGTCTAACCCGAAAAACTTGCGGTGTGACCAATTTATAgtgaagaaatattttttaattttttttggagtaGTGGAGGTATCGGGCTGAATGCTGATGGGCCCGAGACAAGAGCCCAGCCTGTGATATGGACATTTATGTTTTTGTGTTAGGATTTTATATACAGTATAATAAAGTTGTGTTATAGCAACTGCTCCTTTTTTATCTCTCGTCTACCAATGTTGATACCGGGAAtagtttttcacttttttcttagaccttagggtttttttttcctcttaagGGTTTTCTAGATAAATTTGTGTGTTCATTCCTTCGTCTTTATATCTCTTGCAcattatttctctcattttttttttatgatttgttaTAGGTATTAAAAACCCATATACAACATTTTTGTGGACACATGTAAGTTAAGGGACTTGGAGTAGAACAGCCTAGTAGTAGTTTTAGGATATGTTCCAGAACCAATTGTAATTTGAACTactgaaaaaatttatttcattattattttttattttcttctcttaaaagTGTTTGCTgataaatttattcaaacatGTCCTTAGTTTTGGATCCTTGCATCACATGCACATTGCCATTAGTTTTGGATCCTTGCATCACATACACATTGTCATTTAGGTTTACGAGGTTTCAAATCCTGGAAACTCAATTGTTAAATGGGGTTGAGAACTTAAGATTGTGTGCATCAATCCTCAAATGGTGGAAGCTTTACATACGCCTTTTAACATCCATGTAAGATATATCAAAATTGCATAGAAACTGTTTTTCCCCTTGTACTGCTTAACCATGCTGGATTACGTTATAATGACATTACCAAGTGTCTTATTAGTTTTTTCCATGGCAGAATCAAATACCTATACAGCAACTACATTGTAATTTCactaatttgtaaaattaagaAGTCGAATTTTGAAGAACGGCAATTCTTATAGCATCAGCAGTATCATACCCGAGTAACATTTATAAAGAAACTTagataaaattactattttcaTAGTTAAAGTATTGTGTGTCcttaaaacaaacaatttaaGTCTTAGAAGTATTCATGTAAAGTAATCCtcgaaatattaaaaagaacttCAACTTTATTCTTGAACTTGATTAAAATACATTCACTTAAGGATTAAAATATAGATATTTTATAGTATTTCAGAATTATTACAATAAGGATAGTTTGTTTTACGTCTGAAATCTGTTGACACACATTTCGATGCATCTTTTTGTGAGAAGTAACAAATCTTTCCTTGAAAGTATGTTTGGACTTTCTTTAACGGAAAAATAAACACACACTTAAGAGTTAGAAGTTGGGAAAGAGAGTAATAAtcgggaaaaaaaattaatggtttgttcaaacttttgatttttaaatgcaAAGAAACGAgcacttaaaagttaaaaggatgttggtttcccttttttGGCCTTTGTTGCATCACCT
This region of Glycine soja cultivar W05 chromosome 17, ASM419377v2, whole genome shotgun sequence genomic DNA includes:
- the LOC114392776 gene encoding serine/threonine-protein kinase sepA-like isoform X2 — translated: MPLSRKPLSPSTSTGAKQIPGGDFAPARRLTRQRKLRHLTNQDTGFFHSDEFSFLPGSPEFRSHGGSDHRSFSALPQPLPLPEAPLTRRAKSISSGCVHRRRLSSSVEQDGFTISRNTVYQDAVTVNSFSFNPKIEEGSQNHKFLSRVCPENNLLDSHPLPLPPRASSPKQLSVVLHQSRIKHHATENLPSVKGRWQKGKLIGRGTFGSVFHATNIETGASCAMKEISLIADDPTYAECIKQLEQEIKILGQLHHPNIVQYYGSETVGNHLYIYMEYVYPGSISKFMREHCGAMTESVVRNFTRHILSGLAYLHSNKTIHRDIKGANLLVNKSGIVKLADFGLAKIPSAMFKVLLESPPIPETLSSVGKDFLQQCLQSDPADRPSAATLLKHAFVQNLHGQGVIVRSQSYTRGDLGQGGNSASPRDTTKNRRGIMQASNSTLILNKIQKSIGNAKESHHIRPYHHSHVPEVNILQSSLESSTLNCMSVANSRNVSTVTRMITNF
- the LOC114392776 gene encoding mitogen-activated protein kinase kinase kinase 5-like isoform X1; the encoded protein is MPLSRKPLSPSTSTGAKQIPGGDFAPARRLTRQRKLRHLTNQDTGFFHSDEFSFLPGSPEFRSHGGSDHRSFSALPQPLPLPEAPLTRRAKSISSGCVHRRRLSSSVEQDGFTISRNTVYQDAVTVNSFSFNPKIEEGSQNHKFLSRVCPENNLLDSHPLPLPPRASSPKQLSVVLHQSRIKHHATENLPSVKGRWQKGKLIGRGTFGSVFHATNIETGASCAMKEISLIADDPTYAECIKQLEQEIKILGQLHHPNIVQYYGSETVGNHLYIYMEYVYPGSISKFMREHCGAMTESVVRNFTRHILSGLAYLHSNKTIHRDIKGANLLVNKSGIVKLADFGLAKILMGNSYDLSFKGSSYWMAPEVVKGSIKNESNPDVVMAIDIWTLGCTIIEMLTGKPPWSEVEGPSAMFKVLLESPPIPETLSSVGKDFLQQCLQSDPADRPSAATLLKHAFVQNLHGQGVIVRSQSYTRGDLGQGGNSASPRDTTKNRRGIMQASNSTLILNKIQKSIGNAKESHHIRPYHHSHVPEVNILQSSLESSTLNCMSVANSRNVSTVTRMITNF
- the LOC114392776 gene encoding mitogen-activated protein kinase kinase kinase 5-like isoform X3; translation: MPLSRKPLSPSTSTGAKQIPGGDFAPARRLTRQRKLRHLTNQDTGFFHSDEFSFLPGSPEFRSHGGSDHRSFSALPQPLPLPEAPLTRRAKSISSGCVHRRRLSSSVEQDGFTISRNTVYQDAVTVNSFSFNPKIEEGSQNHKFLSRVCPENNLLDSHPLPLPPRASSPKQLSVVLHQSRIKHHATENLPSVKGRWQKGKLIGRGTFGSVFHATNIETGASCAMKEISLIADDPTYAECIKQLEQEIKILGQLHHPNIVQYYGSETVGNHLYIYMEYVYPGSISKFMREHCGAMTESVVRNFTRHILSGLAYLHSNKTIHRDIKGANLLVNKSGIVKLADFGLAKILMGNSYDLSFKGSSYWMAPEVVKGSIKNESNPDVVMAIDIWTLGCTIIEMLTGKPPWSEVEGPSAMFKVLLESPPIPETLSSVGKDFLQQCLQSDPADRPSAATLLKHAFVQNLHGQGVIVRSQSYTRGDLGQGQC